A stretch of Candidatus Baltobacteraceae bacterium DNA encodes these proteins:
- a CDS encoding glycosyltransferase family 87 protein — MLDSRPAKAIALVTLCVAILGVFSFFTYLRSFSTKGIDFEAFYCGAQAARTGHDPYLFEPLHSCEHAVYFKSADDNLIVPDPLPGYAILAFTPLSAMPFGIAYALWSLFLAACIAATIPALVRLTGCTPLVATLSVVLIDAIVSLTIGQLVPVCVLFTTWGALCVRRERYWAACCCLALSMLQPQCGFVALMSLAVFEARSRVAVASALAALATASVLFLGLAANVEYVRDVLPAHAAAELYNIEQFALAPMLFELGARPQTALLIGTLSFFAMAVFGACVAQRLAARYGDRAFLVVVPCAFVLLGGTYLHIQSLAFALPAALLMRRYRPTTDGRFDAMLVMLCVPWQWLVLTMYMIPLAAVMSGILAWRLWERNIRALAIGIGSVAAAGLSMSLLFIYAYVPGPKHFSATAASHDLAENTWVLLERVYASTGAGFPTYCARSLSIVALAYLIFVVAKEGRVGRIGERFSPKCESAELASRP; from the coding sequence TTGCTGGATTCGCGCCCGGCAAAAGCAATCGCGCTGGTCACGCTGTGCGTAGCGATCCTCGGCGTTTTCTCGTTCTTCACCTATCTGCGGTCGTTTAGCACCAAGGGCATTGATTTTGAAGCGTTCTATTGCGGCGCGCAAGCCGCACGAACCGGTCACGATCCGTACCTCTTCGAACCGCTGCACTCGTGCGAACATGCGGTCTATTTTAAGAGCGCCGACGACAACCTCATCGTTCCCGATCCGTTGCCGGGATATGCCATTCTCGCGTTCACGCCCTTAAGCGCGATGCCGTTCGGCATCGCCTATGCGCTGTGGTCGCTCTTCCTTGCGGCGTGCATCGCGGCAACCATCCCGGCTCTCGTGCGCTTGACCGGCTGCACTCCACTCGTGGCCACGCTCTCCGTCGTCTTAATCGACGCAATCGTATCGCTGACCATCGGCCAACTCGTTCCCGTGTGCGTGCTTTTTACGACGTGGGGCGCGCTGTGCGTGCGCCGCGAACGATACTGGGCGGCGTGCTGCTGCCTTGCGTTGTCGATGCTTCAACCGCAATGCGGCTTCGTCGCGCTGATGAGCTTGGCGGTCTTTGAAGCGAGATCGCGCGTTGCAGTTGCATCGGCACTCGCCGCGCTGGCCACCGCGTCGGTGCTCTTTCTCGGGTTGGCCGCAAACGTTGAATACGTGCGCGACGTGCTCCCCGCGCACGCGGCGGCCGAGTTGTACAACATCGAGCAGTTCGCGCTGGCGCCGATGCTTTTCGAACTCGGCGCCCGCCCCCAGACGGCACTGCTGATCGGAACGTTATCCTTTTTCGCAATGGCCGTCTTCGGCGCGTGCGTGGCGCAACGGTTAGCTGCGCGATACGGCGATCGAGCGTTTCTCGTAGTCGTGCCCTGCGCCTTCGTGCTCCTTGGAGGCACGTACCTCCACATTCAATCGCTGGCGTTCGCGCTGCCGGCAGCTCTGTTGATGCGCCGATATCGCCCTACGACGGATGGCCGTTTCGATGCGATGCTCGTTATGCTCTGCGTTCCCTGGCAATGGCTCGTGCTAACGATGTATATGATCCCGCTAGCGGCCGTAATGAGCGGAATCCTGGCGTGGCGGCTCTGGGAGCGAAATATCCGTGCGCTGGCGATCGGTATCGGCAGCGTCGCCGCCGCCGGTCTTTCGATGAGCCTGCTCTTCATTTATGCGTACGTCCCTGGTCCCAAACATTTTAGCGCGACGGCAGCGAGCCACGATCTCGCGGAAAACACGTGGGTGCTCCTCGAGCGGGTCTACGCTTCGACCGGTGCCGGGTTCCCCACCTATTGCGCGCGTTCGCTTTCGATCGTCGCGCTCGCGTACCTGATCTTCGTAGTTGCGAAAGAGGGCCGGGTCGGCCGGATTGGCGAACGTTTCTCACCCAAGTGTGAAAGTGCGGAATTGGCCTCCCGTCCGTAA
- the rsmI gene encoding 16S rRNA (cytidine(1402)-2'-O)-methyltransferase, with translation MPLVFVPTPLGNLRDITLRALDALRECSLLVAEDSRVARKLLSALALPGKEIWSYHEHNAAGATAGILERASTELVAVVTDAGMPGISDPGAQLVAAARDAGIAIDVLPGPNAALGAAVLSGFDLRRFVFEGFPPRSSTARRKAFAATLALGIPSIWYESPQRIRATLLDIAGVDPTARVFIVREYTKHFEQQLLGTAAEAGSRLADPVRGEITLVVEPSAPQTDDYPEPGDVDSAIDALLADEGQSVSAIAKTLADRGLGERRHLYARVTDRKRLRRGGNDP, from the coding sequence GTGCCGCTGGTATTTGTGCCGACACCGCTCGGCAATCTGCGAGATATCACCCTGCGCGCGCTCGACGCGTTGCGCGAGTGTTCGCTTCTGGTTGCGGAAGACTCGCGAGTCGCTCGAAAGCTGCTGTCTGCGCTGGCCCTTCCCGGCAAAGAGATCTGGAGCTATCACGAGCACAACGCCGCCGGTGCCACCGCCGGAATCCTCGAACGGGCGAGCACCGAACTGGTCGCCGTCGTTACCGACGCCGGGATGCCGGGCATCTCGGATCCGGGGGCCCAACTCGTCGCCGCCGCCCGCGATGCCGGCATCGCGATCGACGTGCTCCCCGGGCCGAACGCAGCGTTGGGCGCCGCGGTCCTCTCGGGATTCGATCTGCGCCGCTTCGTCTTCGAAGGGTTTCCGCCGCGCAGCAGCACCGCCCGCCGCAAGGCCTTCGCCGCAACGCTCGCGCTCGGCATTCCCAGTATCTGGTACGAATCGCCGCAACGCATCCGCGCGACGCTCCTGGATATCGCCGGGGTCGATCCGACCGCGCGCGTTTTTATCGTGCGCGAATACACCAAGCATTTCGAGCAGCAACTGCTGGGGACTGCCGCGGAGGCCGGCTCGCGCCTGGCCGATCCCGTGCGAGGCGAGATCACCCTGGTCGTCGAGCCGTCGGCCCCGCAAACGGATGACTATCCCGAACCCGGCGACGTCGATTCGGCGATCGACGCGCTTCTCGCGGATGAAGGGCAGAGCGTCTCGGCAATCGCGAAGACGCTAGCCGATCGCGGCCTCGGCGAGCGGCGCCATCTTTACGCTCGCGTTACCGATCGCAAGCGCTTGCGAAGGGGCGGCAACGACCCGTAG
- the metG gene encoding methionine--tRNA ligase yields MDRAFYVTTPIYYISGNPHIGHAYTTVVADVLARTARTQGDAFFLTGTDEHGQKVADAAAAAGKSPQEWCDELVPRWQALFSLYHVEYDDFIRTTQPRHERVVQAVFDRLRANGDVYLGKYEGWYCVADETFWLENKLVDGKCPTCGRAVEWLSEDDWFFRLSKYNDRLKHYFKEHQNWVRPRAVYNEMMSLLEEGLEDFSISRTKFDWGVPIPGGGGVIYVWFDALLNYISALGWSTDDAKFKKYWPASVQLIGKEIARFHTIIWPAVLWALGEEAPELVYAHGWITLDGQKIGKSLGNAVDPIGLAERFGADSLRYFLLREAPFGSDFSYSEAKIVQRHNNDLGNDLGNLFRRTLSMLQKYRDGVVPQPARDGGSEPFGARFAKLPARVRGAILALEFRDALVAIWELVTALNRSIDERKPWVLFKEARDDELDALLYDLCEGLRFLATMLAPIMPERAREMWRQLGLAGNLDRSWDELVWGGLEPGTVTAPADALFPRIDVPVEAQAPSG; encoded by the coding sequence ATGGATCGCGCCTTCTACGTCACTACGCCCATCTACTATATTAGCGGAAACCCGCATATCGGCCATGCCTACACCACCGTAGTGGCCGACGTTCTGGCGCGCACGGCGCGCACGCAAGGCGACGCGTTCTTCCTGACCGGTACCGACGAACACGGCCAAAAAGTCGCCGATGCCGCGGCGGCGGCCGGCAAATCACCGCAGGAGTGGTGCGACGAACTCGTGCCGCGCTGGCAGGCGCTCTTCTCGCTCTATCACGTTGAGTACGACGACTTCATCCGAACGACGCAACCGCGGCACGAGCGCGTGGTTCAGGCCGTCTTCGACCGGCTGCGCGCCAACGGCGACGTCTACCTCGGCAAGTACGAAGGCTGGTACTGCGTCGCCGACGAGACGTTTTGGCTCGAGAACAAACTCGTCGACGGCAAGTGCCCCACGTGCGGACGCGCGGTCGAGTGGCTCTCCGAAGACGATTGGTTCTTTCGGCTCTCCAAATATAACGACCGTCTCAAGCACTATTTCAAGGAGCATCAAAACTGGGTACGCCCGCGGGCGGTCTACAACGAGATGATGTCGCTTTTGGAGGAGGGGCTTGAGGATTTCAGCATTTCGCGCACCAAGTTCGATTGGGGTGTTCCAATCCCGGGCGGCGGCGGCGTTATCTACGTTTGGTTCGATGCCCTGCTGAACTACATCTCGGCTCTCGGCTGGTCGACCGACGACGCGAAGTTCAAAAAATACTGGCCGGCGTCGGTGCAGTTGATCGGCAAGGAGATCGCGCGGTTCCACACGATCATTTGGCCGGCGGTCCTTTGGGCGCTCGGTGAAGAAGCGCCCGAGCTCGTCTACGCGCATGGCTGGATCACACTCGACGGCCAAAAAATCGGCAAGAGCCTCGGGAACGCCGTCGATCCAATCGGCCTCGCCGAGCGCTTCGGGGCCGATTCGCTGCGCTATTTCCTGCTGCGCGAAGCGCCGTTCGGCAGCGACTTCTCCTACTCCGAAGCGAAGATCGTGCAGCGCCACAACAACGATCTCGGCAACGATCTTGGCAATCTGTTCCGGCGAACGCTCTCCATGCTCCAAAAATATCGCGACGGGGTCGTTCCGCAACCGGCCCGCGACGGCGGCTCGGAGCCGTTCGGCGCGCGATTTGCCAAACTTCCCGCGCGAGTGCGCGGCGCGATACTCGCTCTGGAGTTTCGCGACGCGCTGGTCGCCATCTGGGAGTTGGTCACGGCGCTCAATCGGAGTATCGACGAGCGCAAGCCGTGGGTTCTTTTTAAGGAAGCGCGCGACGACGAACTCGACGCGCTACTCTACGATCTCTGCGAGGGGCTGCGGTTTCTCGCGACGATGCTCGCCCCGATCATGCCCGAGCGAGCGCGAGAGATGTGGCGTCAACTCGGTCTGGCCGGCAATCTCGATCGCTCGTGGGACGAGCTCGTCTGGGGCGGCCTGGAGCCCGGCACGGTGACGGCGCCGGCCGACGCACTGTTCCCGCGTATCGACGTCCCGGTGGAGGCGCAAGCGCCAAGCGGGTGA
- a CDS encoding GGDEF domain-containing protein, with amino-acid sequence MRSRNLIRALYAATFLAALAAVVVRARADVALEPVLTRLLVAVAIVMVAITVRNSVPIRGRRGKRSGHIEDSVSLDLPITLSLLIVESGTAAAIAALVGFSIAGLLRRRADRFAIAFAGASRALFFIGADFLRPLVPRTLFDFTLPSFASFVTILLIGLMGFIYLWHLPTTAWRERIPLRRLWRRYTRDRHLWALLALQAIWAYACCEFMIHGNALFGILAWIPVPTTAILSRSLFLARSEAARLRMTRDAITAMLVERDPIPQINSVVASALGSSRETVQVIAAIGGVSPDWRVVTSVGPPPERGYEELRNRAVMRLQLRAGGTVSVTDDTHAIVAAGAYDDEGYLVGALCALHLVHDAHAARHERLEQVARELAPLLRDLRSIGRAQEAAEIDPLTRLPNRATILEHVRAALASDVAPGSLLLIDVDHFKAINDHLGHLAGDRCLRAVGDIIAQNVRGDDRAGRIGGEEFLIVMPRAASAGAREVAERLRAAIEGCGLRHSDGKPITCSIGIAALDVGETLESALARADEALYAAKRQGRNRVIELSA; translated from the coding sequence TTGCGATCGCGGAATCTCATCCGCGCGCTCTATGCCGCGACGTTTTTGGCCGCGCTCGCCGCGGTCGTCGTACGCGCTCGCGCCGACGTGGCTCTGGAACCCGTGCTGACACGCCTCTTGGTCGCGGTGGCGATCGTCATGGTCGCCATTACCGTGCGCAACAGCGTGCCGATTCGCGGCCGACGGGGCAAGCGAAGCGGGCACATCGAGGATTCCGTCTCGCTCGATCTGCCGATCACCCTTTCGCTGCTCATCGTTGAAAGCGGCACGGCTGCGGCAATAGCCGCGCTCGTCGGTTTTTCCATTGCCGGGTTGCTGCGCCGGCGCGCCGATCGGTTCGCAATCGCATTTGCCGGCGCTTCGCGCGCGCTCTTCTTTATCGGAGCGGATTTCCTCCGGCCGCTCGTTCCGCGAACGCTCTTCGACTTCACCCTGCCGTCCTTCGCCTCGTTCGTCACGATTCTGCTGATCGGGTTGATGGGCTTCATCTATCTCTGGCACTTGCCGACGACCGCCTGGCGCGAACGAATTCCATTACGCCGCCTGTGGCGTCGCTATACCCGCGATCGTCATCTCTGGGCGCTGCTCGCGCTCCAAGCTATCTGGGCCTACGCTTGCTGCGAATTCATGATTCACGGCAACGCGCTCTTCGGGATTCTCGCATGGATCCCGGTTCCGACCACCGCCATTCTTTCGCGTTCGCTCTTTCTGGCGCGCAGCGAAGCCGCGCGTTTGCGCATGACGCGCGATGCCATTACCGCGATGCTCGTGGAACGCGACCCGATTCCGCAGATCAATTCGGTCGTCGCCTCCGCGCTCGGATCGTCGCGCGAAACCGTGCAGGTCATCGCGGCCATCGGAGGCGTGAGTCCGGATTGGCGCGTCGTAACGAGCGTCGGGCCTCCGCCCGAACGCGGGTATGAAGAATTACGCAATCGCGCCGTGATGCGATTGCAGCTGCGCGCCGGCGGAACCGTTTCCGTGACCGACGATACGCACGCGATCGTCGCCGCCGGGGCGTACGACGACGAGGGCTATCTGGTCGGCGCGCTCTGCGCGCTCCATCTCGTACACGACGCACACGCCGCACGTCACGAGCGGCTCGAACAAGTAGCCCGCGAACTGGCGCCGCTGCTGCGCGATCTTCGCTCCATCGGCCGCGCGCAGGAGGCCGCCGAGATCGACCCGCTGACGCGTCTTCCAAATCGAGCCACGATCTTGGAGCACGTGCGCGCGGCCCTGGCAAGCGACGTTGCGCCGGGTTCGCTGCTGCTCATCGATGTCGATCATTTCAAAGCGATTAACGATCATCTCGGGCATCTCGCCGGCGATCGTTGCCTGCGAGCCGTGGGCGATATCATCGCGCAAAACGTCAGGGGCGACGACCGAGCCGGACGCATCGGCGGCGAAGAATTCCTCATCGTCATGCCGCGCGCCGCAAGCGCCGGCGCCCGAGAGGTCGCCGAGCGTCTGCGAGCGGCGATCGAAGGCTGCGGCCTGCGCCACTCCGACGGCAAACCGATAACGTGCTCGATCGGAATCGCCGCGCTCGACGTCGGCGAAACACTCGAGAGTGCGCTCGCCCGCGCCGACGAAGCACTCTACGCCGCCAAACGCCAAGGCCGCAACCGCGTCATCGAGCTATCGGCGTAA